The DNA segment CGTGGCCCCAGATGTCCTGGatctcagtctgtagaccaggctagcctctgcctctgagcactgggatcaaaATGTGCACCTACCATACCTGGTTCCTTAgtcctttttctaaaaaaaataaaatgaaataaataaaggtttTGCAAATGTAGCTCACTTGGTAAGAgttgcctgcctagcatgcattaGGTCccaggttctgtccccagcactgcttAAACCGGTAATCTCAAAACTCGGCAGGCAGAGACTGGAAAATCAGAACTTTcaagttatcctcagctacatagtgcaTTTGAGGCCAATCTAGGCTACAATAACCTACTCTTTCTCACAGGCACCCCGATAaaggctaaagaaaaaaaaaatctcacccaAAGGAagagttttcagttttgtttatcaGTCTTGACAGAAGGTAGCTGAAGCTCAGGTAGTCTCCAGACCTCTTACTGACCTTCCAGCACGTCCTGTTCATAGTGTAGTGACTAGAAGGATGGACAGCCACTGTGTCTTTCTCCAAGACCTACCCACAATTTCAGTCCTCCGGCCATCAGTGAGATAGACCACTGAGAAGACAGGGATGGTAGGTTGGACAGATGAAAgctgacccagaactcacaaATGCCAGTACTGGCTTGGTCCTTAGCCTGCTGTAGATGGAGATCCAGTAACCTGCCACCCACGGGGTGGTGGGTAGGAGTATGAGACTGCCTGGGAGAGGCAGTAACTGCTTGCATCCTTGCAGGAGTGGGGCCTCTTGGACTCATCACAAAAAGAGCTGTGCTGGGGTGTGATGCCGGAGAAGTACGACACAGTGGTGTCCCAGGGTGAGGATCAATGGCCTTCCCTGTCCTATCTTCCCTGCCCCATCCTCCACACACCTCCCACGTGTACTAGGCCCTCACTGGGGCTCCCAGTGCAGCAGCCCAGCATCCGGCTGCATCTGTCTTCTACCAAGAGGTGCCCACCCCTATCCTTTTATGTAAGCCCCCATGTGTCCAAGCCCCCAAATGAATGTTCTTTCCACCCCAGCAAGCCTGCCACTGCTACAGCCAGAGACACATGTTGACTCTGAGCTGAGACCAAAACAGGAGATGCCACATGAAGGACCAGAATCTCTCCGGAGCCATCCCCCAGAAGTGGGAGCCATTGCAGAGCCAAGACTAGTTCAAGCCACTCCAAGTGAAGGACAGAACCCTTGCAAGGACCCTCCAGTCTTGTCTCCCACACCACTGCTTGAAGCCCCAGCTAGGCCCACGCCTCGGAAGCTCTATGTTTGTGAGCAGTGTGGCCTCAGCTTTGATTGGAAGTCGGTTTTTATCATCCATCTCCGCACACACTCGAGTAGGCCAGGCCTGGAAAGACCATCACAGGTGGCCTGGGAGCCAGCCGTGAAGCGCTCCCCTGGCCTTCAGGGATACTCATGCATGGAGTGTGGGCGCAGCTTCAGCTGGAAGTCACAGCTGGTCATCCACCGCAAGAGCCATGCAGGCCAGCGGCGCCACTTCTGCCGGGATTGTGGGTGTAGCTTTGACTGGAAGTTTCAGCTGGTCATTCACAGGAAGATCCACCAGCCAGAGGGCCCATGAGCAGCTGGAGAGGCATGTTTCACCTTGGATTCCTCCAGCCCCTAATGTACCACTTCCAGCATCCTCTCTAGCCAAGAGGAGGTTCTAAGGTACCTCAAGTGAGTCAGGGATTGCAAGAAGATTGCCCTGTCCAACACCAGACTATCCAGTGTAAGGAGAAGAGGCTATTCCTTCCTTTGGCTCCTGCTTTGTGGACCCAGGCCTGGGTTCGATTACTAACCTATACAGCTTGTGCAAGAAGTGGACACTCCTTACTTCAGGATGCTCAGAAATTGCCTTAGGTCCCTCCTTGCAGTGGCTGGGCAAGAAGTCTCTGTGGAAGGTACTGGAAACCACAGTTGCCTTTCTCTCCTGCTGCATGTGACCCTCAGACAAACAtgctagatttttttgttttgttttgttttttgagacagggtttatctatgtagccctggctgtcctggaactcactttgtagaccaggctggcctcgaactcaaaaatccaccttccactgccttccaagtgctggaattaaatgcatgtgccactactgcccggctaaCATGCTAGATTTTTAATGTAAGTTATACGTCTATAACAAGAATTTCTAAGTAAAACTCCTGACTTATAGCTTCCACTGACCAAAAGAACAGCCATGTGTGCTGGCTATCAGACTACAGGAACCACAGGGCAGCTGAGCCCTAAAGGTCTAATTAGTTACTTCTCTCCTCCAGCCTACCTAGCTTCTTGGCCACACACAttgctccccactccccctggTCTTTGAACTCCTGAACTTGAACTTGGATGAACAACTGACTTTCCTTTGGGAGTGTGAGAGAACATGAGTGGATTCTGAGAAATTAGATAACCCATGGGTGCCTCAGGCCATGCATGCCTCTGGGTGAAGGCTACACTGCACATGGCCAGTTCACCATTAAACTGGAGGACAAAGGGTCATTCCTCAATGCCCAGGGAGCTGTGACCCTCTTAACAGTCACTCAGGACTTTTCAGTGCATAGTGTCCTATTAACTATACCTGTAAACTAGGTGTACCAAAACAGATTTACTTACTAATTGTTCCAATGTCAAAGTACTGAAGCATGTCTCACTAGATAAAAGACAGATTTACTCTGGGAGCTACCTGCGACCCTGGGCTTATGACCTCTTTCCACCTTTAGCTTGTTTACCTTGTTGAATCACTGATACTCTGATTTCAGCTTAAAGGGCCTTTGCAATGGCATGGGTCCCCTTCGATATTCCAGGGTGATCACCTTAAGCTCAGGTGATGAAGCGGgagcttttcttctgtttgagacagggtctcctaacACTATAGCTGCTGGCCTCTAACTGGTGATCCTCCTATCTCGGCTTCCTATGTGTTGGAACTATAGACTTGTACCACCAAGCCCAGGTTGGTATTATAAattctctgtatatatgtttaaGACAGTCTCACTTTAATGCCCTCAAACTATCTGTAGTCCTTCAACCTCAGcccctgagtgttggaattaaagttgtgtgtcaTTGGGCCAGACTAAgactttaaatactttttttttttagatttatttattatgtgtaaatacactgtagctgtcttcagacactccagaagagggcgtcagatcttgttatggatggttatgagccaccatgtgattgctggaatttgaactccagaccttcggaagagcaatcgggtgctcttaccaactgagccatctcaccagcccttaaatactttttgattttaaaatttagaagtaTGGAGCAGGATTCATTGCTGTAGGCAGATCTcagttagtttgaggtcagactgctttacatagtgtgttccaggacagccaggggctattgtagtgagaccccccccccccccgtcttaaaaataagtaaagaaataagcaaataaattctGCAGATGGGCACATCAGAGTGTCATCTAGAAACCTGAGTTTTCAACACTGTCCATTTGTGCTCACTAAtccagtttgttgttgttttaggggTGTgggtatgtatgaatgtatgtatgtatgtatgtatgtatgtatgtatgtatgtatatgtgtgtgtgtgtgtgtatgtgtatgtgtttacgtacatggaagccagaagagagtatcagggTCTTCTACTTATTCACCTCTGCTTGTTAATGTCCATACTGGAATCCAAACTGCAGTGACagacttgaactctggtcctgaTGATTTCACATCAAGCACTTTTAACTACTGAATCATGTCTCCAGTTCATGACGTTATTGAAGTGCTTGCTTCAGTCTAAGTCCCTTCTTGCTGCTCCCATGAGCCTCTTCTTTCATGTCCCTGTTCTACCTGCACCTGCTCCTGAGTGGTTTGAGTTTTCATGTGTTCCTTAGACTGCTTGCCCATTCATTATATTTGTTCTAGACAACTGAAGAACGGTGACAGTTCCTACAGTAAGTTCCAGAATCTGCTCTTCAtaggttttggttgtttgttctTTTGGAGGGGAGCTGAAATGATCTTTCCGTATAACCCAAGCCTGTCTTcagcttctttttatttagtgtgcatgtgcctgtgcacacacacatatctgcgTAAGTTTGCATTTACCATATACATGCACAGCACCCACAGAGGTCATAAGAGAGAATAaaatcccctgtactggagctacaggtggttgtgagccaccatatggctgcttGGAGCTGAACCAAGGTTGTCTGCAGGGTCAGCAAGTGCttttcatcactgagccatctctccagcccccctaccTTAAGTTCTTGATCctattttaggtttgtttttttttttttttttttttttttttttttttttttttttttttttttttttttttttttagatttggtttttttgagacagggtttctctaacagctctggctgtcctggaactttctgtatGTATTGCNNNNNNNNNNNNNNNNNNNNNNNNNNNNNNNNNNNNNNNNNNNNNNNNNNNNNNNNNNNNNNNNNNNNNNNNNNNNNNNNNNNNNNNNNNNNNNNNNNNNNNNNNNNNNNNNNNNNNNNNNNNNNNNNNNNNNNNNNNNNNNNNNNNNNNNNNNNNNNNNNNNNNNNNNNNNNNNNNNNNNNNNNNNNNNNNNNNNNNNNNNNNNNNNNNNNNNNNNNNNNNNNNNNNNNNNNNNNNNNNNNNNNNNNNNNNNNNNNNNNNNNNNNNNNNNNNNNNNNNNNNNNNNNNNNNNNNNNNNNNNNNNNNNNNNNNNNNNNNNNNNNNNNNNNNNNNNNNNNNNNNNNNNNNNNNNNNNNNNNNNNNNNNNNNNNNNNNNNNNNNNNNNNNNNNNNNNNNNNNNNNNNNNNNNNNNNNNNNNNNNNNNNNNNNNNNNNNNNNNNNNNNNNNNNNNNNNNNNNNNNNNNNNNNNNNNNNNNNNNNNNNNNNNNNNNNNNNNNNNNNNNNNNNNNNNNNNNNNNNNNNNNNNNNNNNNNNNNNNNNNNNNNNNNNNNNNNNNNNNNNNNNNNNNNNNNNNNNNNNNNNNNNNNNNNNNNNNNNNNNNNNNNNNNNNNNNNNNNNNNNNNNNNNNNNNNNNNNNNNNNNNNNNNNNNNNNNNNNNNNNNNNNNNNNNNNNNNNNNNNNNNNNNNNNNNNNNNNNNNNNNNNNNNNNNNNNNNNNNNNNNNNNNNNNNNNNNNNNNNNNNNNNNNNNNNNNNNNNNNNNNNNNNNNNNNNNNNNNNNNNNNNNNNNNNNNNNNNNNNNNNNNNNNNNNNNNNNNNNNNNNNNNNNNNNNNNNNNNNNNNNNNNNNNNNNNNNNNNNNNNNNNNNNNNNNNNNNNNNNNNNNNNNNNNNNNNNNNNNNNNNNNNNNNNNNNNNNNNNNNNNNNNNNNNNNNNNNNNNNNNNNNNNNNNNNNNNNNNNNNNNNNNNNNNNNNNNNNNNNNNNNNNNNNNNNNNNNNNNNNNNNNNNNNNNNNNNNNNNNNNNNNNNNNNNNNNNNNNNNNNNNNNNNNNNNNNNNNNNNNNNNNNNNNNNNNNNNNNNNNNNNNNNNNNNNNNNNNNNNNNNNNNNNNNNNNNNNNNNNNNNNNNNNNNNNNNNNNNNNNNNNNNNNNNNNNNNNNNNNNNNNNNNNNNNNNNNNNNNNNNNNNNNNNNNNNNNNNNNNNNNNNNNNNNNNNNNNtcaaggccagcctggtctacaaagtgagttccaggacagccggggctacacagagaaaccctgtctcaaaaaaa comes from the Mus pahari chromosome 19, PAHARI_EIJ_v1.1, whole genome shotgun sequence genome and includes:
- the Znf446 gene encoding zinc finger protein 446 — encoded protein: MPSPWGTPHLSLRDSRTTPEEQPEAARLRFRGFCYEEVEGPREALAQLRELCHQWLQPESSSKEHMIELLVLEQFLGVLPPEIQAWVRGQRPGSPEEAAALVEGLQHDPGQLLGWITAHILKPKMLPLVQKESSGSHHISAAMESSKEGLAEAPLEAGIDQSIQISCSVKEEVSADGQEMVSPSALLLVQDSEGHVEHQETAAISFRTGRIQEWGLLDSSQKELCWGVMPEKYDTVVSQASLPLLQPETHVDSELRPKQEMPHEGPESLRSHPPEVGAIAEPRLVQATPSEGQNPCKDPPVLSPTPLLEAPARPTPRKLYVCEQCGLSFDWKSVFIIHLRTHSSRPGLERPSQVAWEPAVKRSPGLQGYSCMECGRSFSWKSQLVIHRKSHAGQRRHFCRDCGCSFDWKFQLVIHRKIHQPEGP